In Capricornis sumatraensis isolate serow.1 chromosome 16, serow.2, whole genome shotgun sequence, a genomic segment contains:
- the LOC138092150 gene encoding olfactory receptor 52N4-like: MIMLNQTDVTPACFILNGVPGLEDMHMWVSFPFCSMYVVAMVGNCGLLYLIRYEDSLHRPMYYFLAMLSLTDLVMCSSTTPKALCIFWFQLKEISFEECLVQMFFIHTFTGMESGVLMLMALDRYVAICYPLRYSTILTNSVIAKIGVATLLRAVFLIIPLVFFTKRLPYCRGNIIHHTYCDQLSVAKLSCGNIKINVIYGLMAAFLIGGFDILCITISYTMILRAVVSLSSAEARRKAFSTCTAHICAIVFSYSPAFFCFFFNRFGSHTIPSSCHIIVANIYLLLPPTMNPIVYGVKTKQIRDCVLRILSGSKNTKPYITYLSGKR; encoded by the coding sequence ATGATAATGCTGAACCAAACAGATGTGACACCAGCCTGTTTTATTCTTAATGGGGTCCCAGGACTGGAGGACATGCACATgtgggtttccttcccattctgCTCCATGTATGTTGTAGCTATGGTAGGGAACTGTGGACTCCTCTACCTCATTCGCTATGAGGACTCACTACACAGACCCATGTATTACTTCTTGGCCATGCTTTCCCTAACTGACCTTGTCATGTGCTCTAGTACCACCCCTAAAGCTCTTTGCATCTTCTGGTTTCAACTCAAGGAAATCAGCTTTGAAGAATGTTTGGTCCAGATGTTCTTTATTCACACCTTcacagggatggaatctggggtGCTCATGCTTATGGCCCtggaccgctatgtggccatctgctaCCCTCTGCGCTATTCAACTATCCTCACCAATTCTGTCATTGCAAAGATTGGGGTTGCCACTTTGCTGAGAGCAGTATTTCTCATCATTCCCTTGGTTTTCTTCACCAAGCGACTACCCTACTGCAGAGGCAACATAATACACCATACCTACTGTGACCAGCTATCTGTAGCCAAGCTATCTTGTGGAAATATCAAGATCAATGTTATCTATGGTCTGATGGCTGCCTTTCTAATTGGAGGCTTTGACATtctgtgcatcaccatctcctacACCATGATCCTCCGGGCAGTGGTCAGCCTCTCCTCAGCAGAAGCTCGGAGGAAAGCCTTCAGCACCTGCACTGCCCACATCTGTGCTATAGTTTTCTCCTACAGCCCAgccttcttctgtttcttttttaaccgCTTTGGGAGCCATACAATTCCTTCATCTTGTCACATCATTGTGGCCAATATTTACCTGCTCCTACCTCCCACTATGAACCCTATTGTCTATGGGGTAAAAACCAAGCAGATACGAGATTGTGTCCTAAGGATCCTTTCAGGTTCTAAGAATACAAAACCTTATATCACATATCTTTCAGGGAAGAGATGA
- the LOC138092786 gene encoding olfactory receptor 52N4 has product MLMLNKTERVLPSFILNGIPGLEDVHIWISFPFCSMYVVAMAGNCGLLYLIYCEDSLHKPMYYFLAMLSLTDLVICSSAVPKALSIFWFHLKEITFDGCLIQMFFVHTFTGMESGVLILMALDRYVAICYPLRYSTILTNPVIAKAGLSTFLRGVLLIIPFPFLTKCLPYCRGNVIPHTYCDHMSVAKLSCGNIKVNVIYGLMVALLIGGFDILCITVSYTMILRAVVSLSSAEARRKAFSTCTAHICAIVFSYSPAFFSFFSHRFGGHTVPPSCHIIIANIYLLLPPTMNPVVYGVKTKQIRDCVSGILSGSKNTKSQNI; this is encoded by the coding sequence ATGCTAATGCTGAATAAAACAGAGCGGGTCCTACCCTCATTCATTCTGAATGGAATCCCAGGACTGGAAGATGTGCatatttggatttccttcccattctgcTCCATGTATGTTGTAGCTATGGCAGGGAACTGTGGCCTCCTCTACCTCATCTACTGTGAGGACTCCTTGCACAAACCTATGTATTACTTCTTGGCCATGCTTTCCCTAACTGATCTTGTCATATGCTCTAGCGCAGTCCCTAAAGCCCTCTCCATCTTCTGGTTTCATCTCAAGGAAATCACCTTTGATGGATGCCTGATCCAGATGTTCTTCGTCCACACCTTCACAGGGATGGAGTCTGGGGTGCTCATACTCATGGCCCTGgaccgctacgtggccatctgcTACCCTCTGCGCTACTCAACTATCCTCACAAATCCTGTCATTGCAAAGGCGGGTCTGTCCACCTTTCTCAGAGGGGTGTTGCTCAtcattcccttccctttcctcaccAAGTGCCTGCCCTACTGCAGAGGCAACGTCATCCCCCACACTTACTGTGACCACATGTCTGTGGCCAAGTTGTCTTGTGGCAACATCAAGGTCAATGTTATCTATGGTCTGATGGTAGCCCTCCTGATTGGAGGTTTTGACATCCTGTGCATCACAGTCTCCTACACCATGATCCTGAGGGCAGTGGTCAGCCTCTCCTCAGCAGAAGCTCGGCGGAAGGCTTTCAGCACCTGCACGGCTCACATCTGTGCTATAGTTTTCTCCTACAGCCcagctttcttctccttcttttcccaTCGCTTTGGGGGCCATACAGTCCCTCCCTCTTGTCACATCATTATAGCCAATATTTACCTACTGTTGCCTCCAACTATGAATCCTGTTGTGTATGGGGTGAAAACCAAGCAGATAAGAGACTGTGTTTCAGGAATCCTTTCAGGTTCTAAGAATACCAAATCCCAAAACATATGA